Part of the Streptomyces europaeiscabiei genome is shown below.
CGTCGGTCCCTCCGGCGGCGGCAAATCCACCGTCTTCCAGCTGATCGAGCGGCTCTTCGACCCGGTGTCCGGGGCGATCAGCATCGACGGCACGGACATCTCCGACCTGCCGCTCAACCAGCTGCGCTCCATCGTCGGCTACGTCGACCAGGACCACACCCTGCTGCGCGGCACCGTCCGGGCGAACCTCACCTACAGCGCGCCGGACGCCGACGACAAGGACATCGCCGAGGCCCTGCGCATGGCCAACCTGACCGAGGTGATCGCCGCGCTGCCCCGGGGCCTCGACACCGAACTCGGCGACCGGGGCGCCGGTCTGTCGGGCGGCCAGCGCCAACGCCTCGCCATCGCCCGTACGTTGCTGCAGGCTCCCCGGTTCCTGCTGCTGGACGAGGCCACCGCCAACCTCGACACCGAATCGGAGAACGCGCTGCGCGACAGCATCACGATGATCTCCGGATTCTGTGCGGTCATCGCCATCGCGCACCGGCTGTCCACCGTCACCGAGGCCCGGCAGATCGTCGTGCTCGACCGGGGGCGGGTGCACGCCGTCGGCACCCACGACGAACTCCACCGGAACAGCGACCTCTACCGCCGCCTCGCCCGGCTCCAGGAACTCAGCGACGTGGCGTCCTGATCCGGGAACGACGGGGCGGCACAACCGGATTCACCCCGACAGGAGAAGACATCCCGACAGGAGAAGTGTGTGAACGACTTTCTGCTCATCCCGTCCGTGGTAGCCCTCGGCATCGTCGGCTTCCTCATCGCCACCCGGGCCGTCAGCACTCCCGCCGTCATCGGCGTCGCCCTGGTGGTGCTGTGGGGCGCCTGCTCCCAGGCCAGAAGCAACATCCACGCGAGGAACACCCCGTCCAAGAAGCGGAGGCAGCACCCATGAACACCACCACGACGTCCATTACACCCGGCGCCACGTCGAACGGCAGCATCGACGACATCGGCTACGGCCGGCAGTTCGGCGACTGGTACCACCGGCTGTTCCCCGACGACGCCTCCGTCGTCGCCGAGGTCGAGCGCCTGGCCGCCCTGCACCCCGATCCGGCCCTGGGAACCGTCGAGTTCGGCGTCGGCACCGGCCGGATAGCGCTCCCGCTGGCACGCCGGGTCGGGCCGATCACCGGGGTCGACTCCTCCCCCGAGATGCTCGACGTGCTGCGCCGCGACCTGACCGACGACACCCCCGTCGAGCCCGTGCACGGCGACATCTGTACCTACACCGCCGACCTCACCGTGGGGCTCGTCTACTGCATCTGCGCGACCCTGTCCATGTTGCTCACCCCCGAGGAGCAGCAGCAGGCGGTGCGTCGCGCGGCCGAACTGCTGGCCCCCGGCGGCAGGCTGGTGATCGAGACCCACAACAAGCCGGCCATCCTCGCCCTGCACGAGGGCAGCGCCCGCGCCACGTACTTCTCGCCCTACCCGGAGCCGGGCACCGGTCTGCAGAGCCACTCCGTCCTCCTGCCGGAGGGGTCCCTGTGGCACCTCTCCCACGTCTGGTACGAGGCCGACGGCACGACCCGCGTCGGCACCGAGATCTCCCGGCTGACCGCCCCGGAGGAGATGGACACGTACGCCCGCGCCGCCGGCCTCGTCCCCGAGAACCGCTTCGGTGACTGGCCCTCCGACGCGGACCCGTACTCCCTGGACTCACCCCTGGCCATCTGCACCTACGTCAAGCCTTGACGGCCCCGGCCCGGAATCACGGGTCAGCACCTCATGCCCATGTCCGTCGAAGGGGGCCGGGACATGTCCCGGCCCCCCTCGCCCGCGGCTCGGCACCCACGGCCTCACAGAGCGATCAGGCCGGCTGCCGTCTCCTTGAAGCCGCAGGCATCGACATAGAACGACCGCAGGGGCTCCTCGAAGTCGACGTGGAGCCATTCGCACCGTGCGGCACGGGCTTCGTGGGCGGCGGTCGCGACCAACGCGGCGCCGACACCTCTCGTACGGCGATGCCGTGCGACCACCGTGTCCAGGATGAAGGCATGTACTCCTCCGTCCCAGACGACGTTGACGAAGCCGATCAGCGAACCGTCCTCCCACGCACAGACCCAGCCGAGACTGTGGCGCTCAAGCCGTCCCCGCCAGTCGGTCCCTGCGACCGGGTGACCGAAGCCGTCGGCGTGCAGCGTGTCGAGGGCCGTGTTGTCGAAGTCGCCCCGCCACTCGTACGTGATCGTCACCCCTGAATCGTAATGTCCGTGCCACATCGGTCACCGCATCCGAGCCGACCCTGCGAGATCTCTTGGCGGGCACACCGGTGAACTGTCCACCGGACCGCCACGAACAGGCCCGCACCGGAGCCGGAGTGTGGAGAACTAAATCGGTGGGGTGGTGGAGAACGATCTGCCACGATCGTCGCATGGGTGCATTGGACGCGGTGGCAGGCAGAGTCGCCGACGGGGCGACCGTGATGTTCCGGCCCAGCGGTTCCTCGATGGTTCCGCTGATACGCAGTCGGCAGCAGGTGGTCGTCGCTCCGGTCGACCCGTCGAAGGTCGAGGTCGGGGACATCGTCCTCGCCCGTGTCGCGGGAACGGTCTACCTGCACCTGGTGTCGTCCGTGGACCTTGCCAGGAAGCGGGTGCAGATCAGCAACAACCGTGGCCACGTCAACGGCTGGACCGGCCACGATCGTGTCTTCGGCATCTGTGTCGCGGTCGACGGCGCAGCCCGCTCAGGAGTCGCGGGCAAGACGCGTGCGCCCGACTCCGACGGCCCGCCCGAAACCTGACGCCCTGGCCACCCGCGCACCCGGAATCCGTCAGGGTCCCTCCCCCCGGATGCGATTCCGTCGGCCCGCGCCCGACCGGTGCAGGGTGTCGGCGGGCACGCCGACAAGAGGACGTACCGTCATGCTCATTCGCCTTCCGACCCCTTGGCGCGTCGCACGGCCGGCACCGGACCGCGCGATGGTCGGACCCATGACGACGCCCGGTCGGCAAGCCCCTGTCGAGGCACAGCCGGCCGGCCCGGTACCAACAACGCACCGTTCCCGGCCGACGGTCGACATCGGGTGAGCAGGACACCCCGTTCGGAGATCTCAAGAGCCAGACTCCGAACTCAGGACCGCACCCCGCCGATTCTCCCCACACCCACGGCCCCCGGCCCGGTCCCGCCCAGGATGTTCGATTCGGATCGGTGAGCACCCGCGTCGTCGTCGACAGCCCCGTCGTGCTCCCGGACCGCGTCGGCCGGTCCGGGAGCGGTGGTCGTTTCACCGGCGCTTCACGGTCTGCCGGATACCACGGACGTATGGATCAGCGTGCCGCCGTCAGCCGGCGAGGATGTCCGTGACCAGCTCGGTCACGCGGACCCGGTGCCCGTACGAGCGTGCGACGACGTCCTGCGGTCCTCGTCCGGCATCGGGTCGCCTGGTCCGGGCAGCCCACTGGGACCGGCTTCTGGGACCGGGTGTCCGAGGGCCGACTCGGTGCTCTCGCCGAGGAAGCCGCCCGACTGGTGCTGCCACAGCTTGGCGTAGGCACCGTTCGCCGCGAGCAGCTCCTTGTGGCTTCCCTGTTCGACGACGCTTCCGCGGTCGAGGACGACGAGACGGTCCATGCCGGCGACGGTGCTCAGGCGGTGGGCGACCACGAGGGCCGTACGTCCGTCCATCAACCGCCACAGGGCGTCCTGGACGAGGAGTTCGCTCTCCGAGTCCAGTGCGCTGGTCGCCTCGTCGAGCAGCAGGATCGG
Proteins encoded:
- a CDS encoding GNAT family N-acetyltransferase: MTITYEWRGDFDNTALDTLHADGFGHPVAGTDWRGRLERHSLGWVCAWEDGSLIGFVNVVWDGGVHAFILDTVVARHRRTRGVGAALVATAAHEARAARCEWLHVDFEEPLRSFYVDACGFKETAAGLIAL
- a CDS encoding class I SAM-dependent methyltransferase — protein: MNTTTTSITPGATSNGSIDDIGYGRQFGDWYHRLFPDDASVVAEVERLAALHPDPALGTVEFGVGTGRIALPLARRVGPITGVDSSPEMLDVLRRDLTDDTPVEPVHGDICTYTADLTVGLVYCICATLSMLLTPEEQQQAVRRAAELLAPGGRLVIETHNKPAILALHEGSARATYFSPYPEPGTGLQSHSVLLPEGSLWHLSHVWYEADGTTRVGTEISRLTAPEEMDTYARAAGLVPENRFGDWPSDADPYSLDSPLAICTYVKP
- a CDS encoding S24/S26 family peptidase, with the translated sequence MGALDAVAGRVADGATVMFRPSGSSMVPLIRSRQQVVVAPVDPSKVEVGDIVLARVAGTVYLHLVSSVDLARKRVQISNNRGHVNGWTGHDRVFGICVAVDGAARSGVAGKTRAPDSDGPPET